The Carnobacterium divergens genome includes a window with the following:
- a CDS encoding type VII secretion protein, YukD family, which yields MRKDTSISIGLHVGKQIIDLQIPIKVSVNRLKELLKESLELANIFLPDSFELEILNKSIQLKEEVLLANYALGDGDQLLVKETMEK from the coding sequence ATGAGAAAAGACACCTCTATTAGTATTGGACTACATGTGGGCAAACAAATTATCGATTTACAGATTCCGATAAAAGTATCTGTAAATCGTTTAAAAGAATTATTGAAGGAGTCGCTGGAGCTGGCAAATATTTTTTTGCCGGATTCATTTGAGTTAGAAATACTAAATAAATCCATTCAATTAAAAGAAGAAGTCCTCCTTGCTAATTATGCACTAGGTGACGGAGATCAATTGCTTGTTAAAGAAACTATGGAAAAGTAA
- a CDS encoding bacteriocin immunity protein: MKKLNWFSGGNERGKQAENLITDILTDLKTDCENEFLQKVLEDYLEEFKQKRTSVPFILSRMNLAISEAVRNDGVPLSDSQSKQLKELTSLSTIRYGF; the protein is encoded by the coding sequence ATGAAGAAATTAAATTGGTTTTCTGGTGGTAACGAACGAGGAAAACAAGCCGAAAACCTTATCACTGATATATTAACTGATTTAAAAACAGACTGTGAAAATGAATTTCTACAAAAAGTACTAGAAGATTATCTTGAAGAGTTCAAACAAAAAAGAACTTCAGTGCCTTTTATTTTAAGTCGTATGAACCTAGCTATTTCTGAAGCTGTCAGAAATGATGGAGTTCCTTTATCAGATTCTCAATCTAAACAACTAAAAGAATTGACTTCTTTATCTACGATTAGATATGGCTTTTAA
- a CDS encoding ABC transporter permease: protein MFNRIKKYKPFIRAGIQEGLFYKTNFIFLVIGNILSAFIMYFLWKAVFISSSSQSINGFSFQDMTIYIFLSFFTTTITSSNKSREISDEIRDGSISLKLLKPLNFSLLYLFTELGSKLIESCLIALPILGGVKIYEFFMMGSISFNPMKFFIYIITVIIGYLINFYFNICYSFLAFIFNNLWGTNLMKNCLVNLLSGAVVPLSFLPNWLGELANSLPFSSLNYTPVMIFLGRYKGNQIWEKLLLQLFWLLFFIGLSKVIWYKVVKYLNIQGG, encoded by the coding sequence ATGTTTAATAGGATAAAAAAATATAAGCCATTTATTCGAGCAGGAATACAAGAAGGACTTTTTTACAAAACCAATTTTATTTTTTTGGTTATTGGTAACATTTTAAGTGCATTTATTATGTATTTTCTTTGGAAGGCAGTATTTATCTCTTCTAGTAGTCAGTCTATAAATGGATTTAGCTTTCAAGATATGACTATTTATATCTTTCTTTCTTTTTTTACGACTACTATAACATCTAGTAATAAGAGTCGAGAAATTTCTGATGAAATTCGAGATGGTTCTATCTCATTAAAACTCTTAAAACCATTAAATTTTAGTTTACTTTATTTATTTACTGAGTTAGGTAGCAAGCTGATTGAATCATGTTTAATAGCTTTGCCAATCCTTGGAGGAGTGAAAATATACGAATTTTTTATGATGGGATCAATTAGTTTTAATCCAATGAAATTTTTTATTTATATCATTACCGTAATTATTGGTTATCTTATTAATTTTTACTTTAACATTTGTTATAGTTTTTTAGCTTTCATATTTAATAATTTGTGGGGCACTAACTTAATGAAAAATTGTCTTGTAAATTTGTTATCAGGAGCTGTAGTACCGTTATCTTTCTTGCCTAATTGGTTAGGTGAATTAGCTAATAGTTTACCCTTTTCTTCATTAAATTATACGCCTGTAATGATATTTTTAGGAAGATATAAAGGAAATCAAATTTGGGAAAAGTTACTATTACAACTCTTTTGGTTATTATTTTTTATTGGTTTATCAAAAGTTATTTGGTATAAAGTTGTGAAATATTTAAATATTCAAGGAGGATAG
- a CDS encoding ABC transporter permease — translation MRRLLNMEKIFIAQDLKRIMEYKNDFLIGIVSVIIVQATNLMFLNIIFSNIPTLGGWSFQQILFIYGFSLIPKGIDHLFFDNLWALGYFIIRKGEFDKYLTRPLSPLFQILVEKFQLDALGELFIGLVFIVASKNFVKVEWNFFNLCIIVLSVIFSTLIYTSIKIATSALAFWIKRSGNITFMFYMLNDFAKYPTTIYNGVIRAVITYIVPFAFTAYYPASYFLTGENIIFNIGGLFLISSIFLASSIFIWQKGLIVYESAGS, via the coding sequence ATTAGACGACTACTAAATATGGAAAAAATATTTATAGCACAAGATTTAAAAAGAATAATGGAATATAAAAATGATTTTTTGATAGGGATTGTGAGTGTAATAATTGTTCAAGCCACGAATCTGATGTTTTTGAATATTATTTTCTCCAATATTCCAACATTAGGAGGCTGGAGTTTTCAGCAAATCTTGTTCATTTATGGTTTTTCGCTAATACCAAAAGGTATTGATCATCTGTTCTTTGATAATTTATGGGCATTAGGGTATTTTATTATTAGAAAAGGTGAGTTCGATAAATATTTAACACGACCATTAAGTCCTCTTTTTCAAATATTAGTAGAAAAATTTCAATTAGATGCATTAGGTGAATTATTTATTGGTTTAGTATTTATAGTAGCCTCAAAAAATTTTGTGAAAGTAGAATGGAATTTTTTTAATCTTTGCATTATTGTTTTATCAGTTATTTTTAGTACTTTAATATATACATCTATAAAAATTGCTACATCCGCGTTGGCATTTTGGATTAAACGAAGCGGGAATATTACTTTTATGTTCTATATGTTAAATGATTTTGCTAAGTATCCTACAACGATTTACAACGGGGTAATTCGTGCAGTAATCACATATATCGTTCCTTTTGCTTTTACTGCATACTATCCCGCAAGTTATTTTCTTACAGGGGAGAACATCATCTTCAATATAGGAGGGTTATTTTTAATATCTAGCATATTTTTAGCGAGCTCTATTTTCATTTGGCAAAAAGGATTAATTGTCTATGAAAGTGCAGGTTCTTAA
- the esaA gene encoding type VII secretion protein EsaA, with protein MKLMKYLPIILIVVSSVLFLFTFSYLGFKSASLQQTSNEKVTKMQYVLVNEDKGTLFEGKKYSLGTDFVTLINQDTANRWETTTRDIASRGVLDGQFDAQIIIPQDFSERILALQSINPEKALVEYQVREGQNEITNQAIQVKVNDILKDFNQRIVQMYFSSIVGNLSEAQQNVNQIVGVETNHKNNLEKKVYLPFKEVPTNFSSVIDTASILDEENKLFTSEQEAFVLSVKQLMETNSASLEDNSKSTEDVQKAVNDYADEGNEKLELSIKQFNEQFELQKEQLEKQWQNDSKGYKEQHDGFDDRIKDQLDLFFAKGHEGSEDSGVYANFLTNAYSFKKEQSKRITELTSEIADLEEQVKKLSTLKEDIAEKYYNNREANPDTATEDEIKLAISKLLTPTDKESEIKEEGDYLKAVANELEHLQNVALPSATDFPILLQKLMNKGLVTPEASAKLSASYDIVTRYAPDLTGNGNQFNLLSTDPKDNLSSDFSVMNTVDVSLKPGENQKLQFNHTFKAGSTGSVEVINLEEIRGNLEKLMNSQLTDSDYTAAVTIEGTQLNIAIILKEIDEEIDKEMDAKATPNAPGNDHISYTFESKIKWEYPHSDTDTEYFQCHYSWTLNKSMTSGQLASYIDKDQPLKQDLPELFSLFTLLTSTADKLTTIYADPTNLDIVHFSEFVTSHPDKSFNELATQNSVYWLYNNVTDSKMIAQISDSLYEKYKANGNELYTDVEEQIKQLKATIGTQDDKNENETATLYGTLNLMTVPEMMLQEASLLGSWFDTANKEIDAAYNSWTETEKVAAESVITETNAHPEKNDTTGINAETENLVKSIQSLASSSKETAKNTGEAAAKVKDVGPIIQSLKESTNKVQTNANTILTSLDKTVVEVHETTKENNKYAESFDKVLSNTRDGGTDNSTVFNFLSNPIQEKGDFGKTRQNSLIPYYATLIASFIIILVAIAMQKYMRRRIATKTDLLINPSRAWYNTSNMVVILLSSVALSFIFALNLSLVVGIDSKIAWFSYAFLVLFAGLLITLGCMRQFRLLTLYLCGGLLGLFLMLTPLLGVVTKTGSFTNIVYRLSPLQNIQNGFTALLNGGSIGWVSYMILAIVAIVGILLNFWVKPDDRKMSA; from the coding sequence ATGAAATTAATGAAATATCTTCCTATTATTTTGATTGTTGTGAGTAGCGTATTGTTCTTATTCACTTTTTCCTATTTAGGATTTAAAAGTGCAAGCCTTCAACAAACGTCCAATGAAAAAGTCACGAAAATGCAATATGTACTTGTAAACGAAGATAAAGGAACACTTTTTGAAGGGAAAAAATATTCTTTAGGAACAGATTTTGTCACATTAATTAATCAAGATACAGCAAATCGTTGGGAAACAACAACTAGAGATATCGCGAGTCGAGGGGTTCTGGATGGACAATTTGACGCACAAATTATTATTCCGCAAGATTTTTCTGAACGAATTCTTGCATTGCAAAGTATAAATCCTGAAAAAGCACTAGTAGAGTATCAAGTACGAGAAGGTCAAAATGAAATAACCAATCAAGCGATTCAAGTAAAAGTAAACGATATACTTAAAGATTTCAACCAACGCATTGTTCAAATGTATTTTTCAAGTATTGTAGGCAACCTGTCAGAGGCTCAACAAAATGTTAATCAAATTGTTGGAGTAGAAACGAACCATAAAAATAATTTAGAGAAAAAAGTTTATTTACCTTTTAAAGAGGTTCCAACCAATTTTTCTAGTGTTATTGATACTGCGAGTATCTTAGATGAAGAAAATAAACTATTTACGTCAGAACAGGAAGCATTTGTTCTATCTGTGAAACAGCTAATGGAAACGAATAGTGCTAGTTTAGAAGATAATAGCAAATCAACTGAAGACGTCCAAAAAGCTGTGAACGATTATGCTGATGAGGGAAATGAAAAATTGGAACTCTCAATTAAACAGTTTAATGAGCAATTTGAGTTGCAAAAAGAACAATTAGAAAAGCAATGGCAAAATGATTCGAAAGGTTACAAAGAACAACATGACGGTTTTGATGATCGCATAAAAGATCAGCTAGATTTATTTTTTGCTAAAGGACATGAAGGATCTGAGGATTCAGGTGTCTACGCTAATTTTTTAACAAATGCGTATTCGTTTAAAAAAGAACAGAGCAAGAGAATTACGGAATTAACAAGCGAAATAGCGGACTTAGAAGAGCAAGTAAAAAAATTATCAACTTTGAAAGAGGATATTGCGGAAAAATATTACAATAATAGAGAAGCTAATCCAGACACAGCAACAGAAGACGAAATAAAACTGGCTATTTCAAAATTATTAACACCGACAGATAAAGAATCAGAGATAAAAGAAGAGGGCGATTATTTAAAGGCTGTTGCTAACGAGCTGGAACACTTACAAAATGTTGCTTTACCCTCAGCTACTGATTTCCCAATCCTATTACAAAAACTTATGAATAAAGGCTTAGTTACACCAGAAGCAAGCGCAAAGCTAAGTGCTTCTTACGATATTGTTACTCGATATGCTCCTGATTTGACTGGTAATGGCAATCAATTTAACTTGTTATCAACTGATCCAAAAGATAATCTATCATCAGATTTTTCTGTAATGAACACAGTCGATGTGAGCTTAAAACCAGGGGAAAATCAAAAATTACAATTCAATCACACTTTTAAAGCTGGGAGTACTGGGTCAGTTGAAGTGATTAATTTAGAAGAAATCAGAGGGAATTTAGAAAAATTAATGAACAGTCAATTAACTGATTCAGATTATACAGCTGCAGTAACGATTGAGGGGACACAATTAAATATAGCCATCATACTTAAGGAAATTGATGAAGAAATCGATAAAGAAATGGATGCTAAGGCAACGCCAAATGCTCCAGGGAACGACCATATTTCATATACCTTTGAATCTAAAATCAAATGGGAGTATCCACACAGCGATACCGATACCGAATATTTTCAATGTCACTATTCTTGGACATTAAATAAATCCATGACATCAGGTCAGTTAGCTAGTTATATTGATAAAGATCAACCTTTAAAACAAGACTTACCTGAACTCTTTAGTCTTTTTACGCTCTTAACATCAACGGCTGATAAATTAACAACCATTTATGCAGATCCAACAAATTTAGATATCGTTCATTTTTCTGAGTTCGTTACAAGTCATCCAGATAAATCATTTAATGAGTTAGCTACTCAAAATTCTGTTTATTGGCTTTACAATAACGTAACAGATTCTAAAATGATTGCACAAATTTCAGATTCACTTTATGAAAAGTATAAAGCAAATGGAAATGAATTATACACCGATGTTGAAGAACAAATTAAGCAATTAAAAGCGACAATTGGTACGCAAGACGATAAAAATGAAAACGAAACCGCGACTTTATACGGTACGTTAAATCTTATGACGGTTCCAGAAATGATGTTACAAGAAGCCTCTTTATTAGGTTCTTGGTTTGATACAGCAAATAAAGAAATCGACGCAGCATACAATTCGTGGACTGAAACCGAAAAAGTAGCAGCAGAATCTGTTATCACTGAAACGAACGCACATCCTGAAAAAAACGATACTACTGGAATAAACGCTGAGACAGAAAACTTAGTGAAAAGCATTCAATCATTAGCTAGTAGCTCAAAAGAAACCGCTAAAAATACAGGAGAAGCAGCTGCAAAAGTTAAAGATGTAGGACCTATTATCCAGTCATTAAAAGAATCTACAAACAAGGTTCAGACTAATGCAAACACTATTTTAACTAGTTTAGATAAGACTGTTGTTGAAGTACACGAAACAACAAAAGAGAACAATAAGTATGCGGAATCTTTTGATAAAGTTCTTTCTAATACTAGAGATGGAGGAACAGACAATTCAACCGTGTTCAACTTTCTTTCAAACCCGATTCAAGAAAAAGGCGATTTTGGAAAAACAAGGCAAAATTCGTTAATCCCATATTATGCAACGCTTATAGCTTCTTTTATTATTATCTTAGTGGCGATTGCAATGCAAAAATACATGAGAAGAAGAATTGCTACTAAGACTGATTTACTCATAAATCCTTCAAGAGCTTGGTACAATACGTCGAATATGGTTGTGATCTTGCTTAGTAGTGTTGCGCTATCATTTATATTTGCGCTTAACTTAAGTCTTGTTGTGGGGATAGACTCAAAAATAGCATGGTTTAGTTATGCCTTCTTAGTTTTATTTGCAGGTCTATTGATTACACTTGGCTGTATGAGACAGTTCCGATTACTGACCCTTTATCTATGCGGTGGACTATTAGGATTATTTTTAATGCTGACTCCGTTACTAGGAGTTGTAACGAAAACAGGTTCCTTTACAAATATAGTGTACCGACTTTCACCATTGCAAAATATTCAAAATGGATTCACAGCGCTATTAAATGGAGGAAGTATTGGTTGGGTAAGTTACATGATTCTAGCGATAGTAGCAATTGTTGGAATTCTATTAAATTTTTGGGTGAAACCAGATGATAGAAAAATGAGTGCATGA
- the essB gene encoding type VII secretion protein EssB has product MSEVKDISEKIDIQIQKDKVLVTLQANQYRLSELDQFQHVLQKKNTLLAGEIIEKTEEQLILSYEKDPYAVTIEETVKKLTPVNRLLLAQKIRFIESFNQTTIQPFIHPSNIFLFGEELLIAHRGFMNSVVPHVTTEEGFLKQYRALILFILHPKLDYERLIEGAGTLQDPLSKSIQSALSIEEIDQKISEQVVIQKMKQDHLNKMVNKKSYSLFKWGSLVLFVATLILGFFVGDFALKKVPTQERIITAESNYIANDYAEVLNTLKEDTPETLPKSAQYVYAVSSIQLDNLSNEQKEMILNNVSQKSNENTLLYWIYIGKGSFEKALDIAQNVGDNQLILHAYTKLYEATKLDTKMNGEKKQELLTKYEEAIAKYMKLLGGTPDDSENE; this is encoded by the coding sequence GTGAGTGAAGTAAAAGATATATCGGAAAAAATAGACATTCAAATTCAAAAAGATAAGGTACTTGTTACATTACAAGCCAATCAATACCGCTTGTCAGAGCTGGATCAATTTCAGCATGTTCTTCAAAAAAAGAATACTCTTTTGGCAGGAGAAATTATAGAGAAAACAGAGGAACAACTCATTCTTTCTTATGAAAAAGATCCATATGCAGTCACTATTGAAGAAACAGTAAAAAAATTGACGCCAGTTAATCGATTGCTCTTAGCACAAAAAATACGTTTTATAGAGTCCTTTAATCAGACAACTATCCAACCGTTTATTCATCCAAGCAATATTTTTCTTTTTGGTGAAGAGCTACTGATTGCTCATCGAGGATTTATGAATAGCGTTGTGCCACACGTAACAACTGAAGAAGGTTTTTTAAAACAGTATCGGGCTCTAATTCTTTTTATTCTTCACCCTAAATTAGATTATGAACGACTGATTGAAGGTGCTGGAACGTTACAAGATCCACTTTCTAAATCAATTCAATCTGCCCTTTCGATAGAAGAAATTGATCAAAAGATTAGCGAGCAAGTAGTTATTCAAAAAATGAAACAAGACCACTTAAACAAAATGGTCAATAAAAAAAGCTATTCTTTATTTAAATGGGGAAGTCTGGTTTTATTTGTAGCAACGCTTATCTTAGGCTTTTTTGTGGGAGATTTTGCATTGAAAAAAGTTCCCACCCAAGAACGAATTATTACAGCAGAATCTAATTATATTGCGAACGATTATGCAGAAGTATTAAACACTCTTAAGGAGGATACACCTGAAACATTGCCTAAAAGTGCCCAATATGTTTACGCAGTAAGTTCGATACAATTAGATAACTTATCCAATGAACAAAAAGAGATGATTTTAAACAATGTGTCTCAAAAATCAAATGAAAATACATTGCTCTATTGGATCTATATCGGCAAAGGTTCATTTGAAAAAGCTCTTGATATTGCACAAAATGTGGGAGACAACCAACTTATTTTACACGCATACACTAAACTGTATGAAGCAACAAAACTAGACACAAAAATGAATGGTGAAAAGAAACAAGAATTACTGACTAAATATGAAGAAGCGATTGCTAAGTATATGAAACTGTTAGGAGGAACACCGGATGATTCTGAAAACGAATAA
- a CDS encoding WXG100 family type VII secretion target has product MSGAISVTPEQLKSQAKVYQQASSQIQDAIRKVNSMNTQIGQEWKGQAFQSYLEQYNQLEGNVKKMEELLISINSQLTKYADTVAQRDQQDAGSFGLN; this is encoded by the coding sequence ATGTCAGGAGCAATTTCGGTCACACCCGAGCAACTGAAATCACAAGCAAAGGTTTATCAACAAGCATCATCTCAAATTCAAGATGCCATTCGTAAGGTTAATTCAATGAATACGCAAATTGGTCAAGAATGGAAAGGACAAGCGTTTCAATCTTATTTGGAACAATACAACCAATTAGAAGGAAACGTTAAAAAGATGGAAGAATTATTGATTAGTATCAATAGTCAATTGACTAAGTATGCTGATACAGTAGCTCAACGTGACCAACAAGATGCAGGTTCTTTTGGTTTAAATTAA